A part of Ascochyta rabiei chromosome 3, complete sequence genomic DNA contains:
- a CDS encoding Dual-specificity kinase: MATASPTPMGAYGRMRVQSSTRVRRDSPMSVLGESQGFSANAPMMQNIDIGDSSDDEIPQPMKLSALTTALLAQNDVMSPEKRKPKLKISRSGSASNTPERAQHDSVTPAPSLRIKRVPLRGAPMRRLRRTPQSEQDQPPSQDQENLPASAVKLNMEHPNAPDSVLNMTDSVMKVRDERHDHPAPQHQSPLQRHQSPAQRQQQEKPIPLQSISANTPRRPAPPPPPKMSVLETATAAAGAATATKQRERKKRSTLSVNGKHYSQMDRIGRGGSSAVYRVMAENFKLLALKRVKLEDADEAAVRGYKGEIDLLQKLKNVERVVRLYDWEVDEQRQVLSVLMEIGESDLARIIRMKLDPTDSSAPGQLDLSFTRFYWKEMLECVGAVHAHDIVHSDLKPANFLLVSGRLKLIDFGIANAIETDHTVNVHRDSHIGTPNYMSPESLEDSAGGAQGQLSNGNGSKDMALGKPSDVWSLGCILYQMVYGRPPFAHIANQMARVLAIVNRQYEIQYPDLGVGDVRVPPGLKATLKRCLNRDAKRRPTVAQLLDERDVFLFPDGGDDLRIPQELLGQIIQRVADRFRDPNKAAPTDDEIRQYPASFYDKIRQLLESE, from the exons ATGGCCACCGCGTCCCCCACGCCCATGGGTGCCTACGGACGCATGCGCGTGCAGTCCTCGACCCGCGTGCGCAGAGACTCGCCCATGTCTGTGCTGGGCGAGTCGCAGGGCTTCTCCGCCAATGCGCCCATGATGCAGAACATCGACATTGGCGACAGCTCCGACGACGAGATCCCCCAGCCCATGAAGCTCAGCGCCCTGACCACCGCCCTGCTGGCCCAGAACGACGTCATGTCGCCCGAGAAGAGGAAGCCCAAGCTGAAGATCTCGCGCTCCGGATCCGCCTCCAACACGCCCGAGAGGGCCCAGCACGACTCGGTCACGCCTGCGCCGAGCCTGCGCATCAAGCGCGTACCGCTGCGAGGCGCCCCCATGCGCAGACTGCGACGCACCCCCCAAAGCGAACAAGACCAGCCGCCGTCGCAGGACCAGGAGAACCTCCCCGCCTCCGCCGTAAAACTGAACATGGAGCACCCGAATGCGCCCGACTCGGTGCTCAACATGACAGACTCGGTCATGAAAGTGAGGGACGAGCGCCACGACCACCCAGCACCACAGCACCAATCACCACTCCAGAGACACCAATCGCCAGCACAGAGACAGCAGCAAGAGAAGCCCATACCACTACAGTCAATCAGCGCCAACACACCACGGAGACCAGCACCCCCACCGCCGCCAAAGATGTCAGTACTGGAGACGGCCACTGCCGCCGCCGGCGCAGCTACCGCCACCAAGCAAAGAGAACGCAAGAAGAGGAGCACATTGTCCGTGAATGGAAAGCACTACTCCCAGATGGATCGCATAGGTCGTGGGGGAAGCTCGGCCGTATATCGTGTCATGGCCGAGAATTTCAAACTGTTGGCCCTGAAGCGGGTGAAGCTGGAAGACGCAGACGAGGCCGCAGTGCGAGGCTACAAGGGCGAGATCGACCTGCTCCAGAAGCTGAAGAATGTCGAACGCGTAGTCCGCCTATACGACTGGGAGGTGGACGAGCAACGGCAAGTTCTCAGCGTC CTCATGGAAATTGGTGAATCAGATCTCGCCCGCATCATCCGGATGAAGCTCGACCCTACCGACTCCTCCGCCCCTGGCCAGCTCGACCTCTCCTTCACACGCTTCTACTGGAAAGAAATGCTCGAATGCGTCGGCGCCGTTCACGCGCACGACATTGTACACTCGGATCTCAAACCCGCAAATTTCCTCCTCGTTTCCGGCCGCCTCAAGCTCATCGACTTCGGCATCGCAAACGCCATCGAGACAGACCACACTGTCAACGTGCACCGTGATTCCCACATCGGCACACCCAACTACATGTCCCCGGAGAGCCTCGAGGACAGCGCGGGCGGTGCGCAGGGCCAACTGTCGAACGGCAATGGGAGCAAAGACATGGCGCTGGGCAAACCTTCGGACGTATGGTCTTTGGGGTGTATCCTGTACCAGATGGTCTACGGGCGTCCGCCATTCGCGCACATTGCCAACCAAATGGCACGCGTCCTCGCCATCGTAAATCGCCAGTACGAGATCCAATACCCGGACCTCGGCGTGGGCGACGTCCGCGTCCCGCCCGGCCTCAAGGCAACCCTCAAGCGCTGTCTCAACCGCGACGCGAAACGCCGGCCGACCGTCGCGCAGCTCCTCGATGAGCGCGACGTCTTCCTGTTCCCGGACGGCGGCGATGATCTGCGCATCCCGCAGGAGCTGTTGGGCCAGATCATCCAAAGAGTCGCCGATCGCTTCAGGGACCCGAATAAAGCAGCCCCCACCGACGACGAGATCCGCCAGTATCCCGCGAGTTTCTACGACAAGATACGGCAGCTGCTGGAGAGCGAGTAG